A window from Leifsonia shinshuensis encodes these proteins:
- the proB gene encoding glutamate 5-kinase — MTIDDRSQIPSARRIVVKVGSSSISGENAGQIAPLVDALAEAHGRGTQVVLVSSGAIATGIPYLSLTERPTDLPTQQAAAAVGQNVLIYRYQDSFDRYDIVAGQVLLTAGDMENPTHRSNAKRAMERLLDLRILPIVNENDTVATHEIRFGDNDRLAALVALLIDADLLVLLSDVDALYTRPPHEPGAARIEYVGWDDELDGVEIGSTGLSGVGSGGAVTKVSAARQAAERGTAVVLTATSLVSRALRGEQVGTWFAPAPVSGAAAASTATASTPADAAAS, encoded by the coding sequence ATGACGATCGACGACCGCAGCCAGATCCCCTCCGCCCGCCGGATCGTCGTCAAGGTGGGCTCCTCGTCCATCAGCGGCGAGAACGCGGGGCAGATCGCGCCGCTGGTCGACGCCCTCGCCGAGGCCCACGGCCGCGGCACGCAGGTCGTCCTCGTCTCGTCGGGCGCCATCGCGACGGGCATCCCGTACCTGTCGCTCACCGAGCGCCCGACCGACCTGCCCACGCAGCAGGCCGCCGCCGCGGTCGGCCAGAACGTGCTGATCTACCGCTACCAGGACAGCTTCGACCGCTACGACATCGTGGCGGGCCAGGTGCTCCTGACCGCCGGTGACATGGAGAACCCGACGCACCGCAGCAACGCCAAGCGGGCCATGGAGCGGCTGCTCGACCTGCGCATCCTGCCGATCGTCAACGAGAACGACACGGTCGCCACGCACGAGATCCGGTTCGGCGACAACGACCGGCTCGCCGCGCTGGTCGCACTGCTCATCGACGCCGACCTGCTGGTGCTGCTGTCGGATGTCGACGCCCTGTACACGCGGCCGCCGCACGAGCCCGGCGCCGCCCGCATCGAGTACGTGGGGTGGGACGACGAGCTCGACGGCGTCGAGATCGGCTCGACCGGCCTCTCCGGCGTCGGCAGCGGGGGAGCGGTCACGAAGGTCTCCGCCGCCCGTCAGGCGGCCGAGCGCGGTACCGCGGTCGTGCTGACGGCGACCTCCCTGGTCTCGCGCGCCCTGCGGGGCGAGCAGGTGGGCACCTGGTTCGCACCCGCGCCCGTGTCCGGTGCGGCCGCCGCGTCCACCGCCACGGCGTCCACCCCCGCCGACGCCGCCGCGTCCTAG
- a CDS encoding MEDS domain-containing protein codes for MTMQNGHAADAVTFAGGVLDPYRHVCAFVNGQAEADAVLDPFVRDGVDRGDRLLYFVDTATPGAPRVRLRRLGYDPVALLAEGRAEVRTWADTYLRTGDFDQDDMLQQLDGMLRGAAMPRIRLLADMGWAASDRGAAQRLIEFEARANFVHARHRHVVICIYDTSRFDGAFIIDILRTHPMVLVGGILQQNPFFVAPSEFLDERATGSGG; via the coding sequence ATGACCATGCAGAACGGACACGCGGCGGACGCCGTCACCTTCGCGGGCGGCGTGCTCGATCCCTATCGCCATGTCTGCGCCTTCGTGAACGGGCAGGCCGAGGCGGATGCGGTGCTCGACCCGTTCGTGCGCGACGGCGTCGACCGCGGTGACCGGCTGCTCTACTTCGTCGACACGGCCACCCCCGGAGCCCCGCGAGTCCGCCTGCGCCGGCTCGGCTACGACCCGGTCGCGCTGCTCGCCGAGGGCCGGGCCGAGGTGCGCACCTGGGCGGACACGTACCTGCGGACGGGCGACTTCGACCAGGACGACATGCTCCAGCAGCTCGACGGGATGCTGCGGGGAGCGGCGATGCCGCGCATCCGCCTGCTCGCCGACATGGGGTGGGCGGCGTCCGACCGGGGAGCGGCCCAGCGGCTGATCGAGTTCGAGGCGCGGGCGAACTTCGTGCACGCCCGGCACCGGCACGTGGTCATCTGCATCTACGACACCTCGCGGTTCGACGGCGCGTTCATCATCGACATCCTGCGCACGCATCCGATGGTGCTGGTCGGCGGCATCCTGCAGCAGAACCCGTTCTTCGTGGCGCCGTCCGAGTTCCTCGACGAGCGCGCGACCGGGAGCGGCGGCTGA
- the nadD gene encoding nicotinate-nucleotide adenylyltransferase — protein MELTETGRPRIGVMGGTFDPIHHGHLVAASEVAQSFDLDEVIFVPTGQPWQKGPVTEAEHRYLMTVIATASNPRFTVSRVDIDREGPTYTIDTLRDLHRERPDAELFFITGADAIAQILSWRDVTELWELAHFVAVSRPGHDLSISGLPEQDVSLLEVPALAISSTDCRSRVSRGFPVWYLVPDGVVQYISKHHLYRSVA, from the coding sequence ATGGAGCTGACGGAGACGGGCCGGCCGCGCATCGGCGTGATGGGCGGCACTTTCGACCCCATCCACCACGGCCACCTCGTCGCCGCCAGCGAAGTCGCGCAGTCGTTCGACCTGGACGAAGTGATCTTCGTCCCGACGGGCCAGCCGTGGCAGAAGGGTCCGGTCACGGAGGCGGAGCACCGCTACCTGATGACCGTGATCGCGACCGCATCCAACCCCCGCTTCACCGTGAGCCGGGTGGACATCGACCGCGAGGGCCCCACCTACACGATCGACACCCTGCGTGACCTCCACCGCGAGCGTCCGGATGCCGAACTCTTCTTCATCACGGGCGCCGACGCCATCGCGCAGATCCTCAGCTGGCGCGACGTCACCGAGCTCTGGGAGCTCGCGCACTTCGTAGCTGTGAGTCGTCCGGGACACGACTTGAGTATTTCTGGATTGCCGGAGCAAGACGTAAGCTTGTTGGAAGTTCCGGCCCTGGCGATCTCGTCGACCGATTGCCGGAGCCGGGTGAGCAGGGGATTCCCGGTCTGGTACCTGGTACCGGACGGGGTCGTTCAGTACATCTCCAAACACCATCTGTATCGGAGCGTGGCATGA
- the rsfS gene encoding ribosome silencing factor, whose product MTASPHAREILQVAAAAADSKGGQDLVALDVSGPLPLTDAFLLVSGRVERNVLAIASEVEDKLNEAGVKTLRREGKAEGRWVLLDFGDLVVHVFHEEDRMYYALERLWKDCPVLPIELPVHETAE is encoded by the coding sequence GTGACCGCATCCCCGCACGCCCGCGAGATCCTGCAGGTGGCAGCAGCCGCCGCCGACTCGAAGGGCGGCCAGGATCTCGTCGCCCTCGACGTCTCCGGGCCGCTGCCCCTGACCGACGCGTTCCTGCTGGTCAGCGGCCGTGTCGAGCGGAACGTGCTCGCCATCGCCTCCGAGGTGGAGGACAAGCTCAACGAGGCAGGCGTCAAGACGCTGCGCCGCGAGGGCAAGGCCGAGGGCCGCTGGGTGCTCCTGGACTTCGGCGACCTGGTCGTCCACGTCTTCCACGAGGAGGACCGGATGTACTACGCGCTCGAGCGCCTGTGGAAGGACTGCCCGGTGCTCCCGATCGAGCTCCCCGTCCACGAGACGGCGGAGTAG
- a CDS encoding zf-TFIIB domain-containing protein — translation MKCPTDNATLVMSERHGIEIDYCPECRGVWLDRGELDKIIDRAGTPPTAAAQPAQAYDDARYRERDHREAQYGRPQYDEAPPYGQRPYKKKRENWLSELFD, via the coding sequence ATGAAGTGTCCCACCGACAACGCGACCCTGGTCATGAGCGAGCGCCACGGCATCGAGATCGACTACTGCCCGGAGTGCCGGGGCGTCTGGCTCGACCGCGGAGAGCTCGACAAGATCATCGACCGGGCGGGCACGCCGCCGACCGCTGCGGCGCAGCCGGCGCAGGCGTACGACGACGCCCGGTACCGCGAGCGCGACCACCGCGAAGCGCAGTACGGCCGGCCGCAGTACGACGAGGCGCCGCCGTACGGGCAGCGTCCGTACAAGAAGAAGCGCGAGAACTGGCTCAGCGAGCTGTTCGACTGA
- the rpmA gene encoding 50S ribosomal protein L27: MAHKKGASSTRNGRDSNAQRLGVKRFGGQTVNAGEILVRQRGTHFHPGVNVGRGGDDTLFALAAGAVEFGTKGGRKVVNIVEASA; encoded by the coding sequence ATGGCACACAAAAAGGGAGCGAGCTCCACTCGCAACGGCCGCGACTCCAACGCTCAGCGCCTCGGCGTGAAGCGCTTCGGCGGCCAGACCGTCAACGCGGGTGAGATCCTGGTCCGCCAGCGCGGCACCCACTTCCACCCCGGCGTGAACGTCGGCCGTGGCGGCGACGACACCCTCTTCGCCCTCGCCGCCGGTGCGGTCGAGTTCGGCACCAAGGGCGGCCGCAAGGTCGTCAACATCGTGGAAGCCTCGGCCTGA
- a CDS encoding glutamate-5-semialdehyde dehydrogenase, whose protein sequence is MSSITESAPAATLSLQERLEAAKTASRALATANTDQKNRALRAIADGVLAASADVLAANELDLANGRENGLTTGLLDRLTLSPARLQGLADAVLEVVGLTDPVGQAVRGSALPNGIQITQVRVPFGVVGVIYEARPNVTIDIAALAIKSGNAAVLRGGSAAIETNRVLVRVIQQALASAGLPADAVQTIDDFGREGAGELMTARGYVDVLIPRGSAELIQAVVTQSTVPVIETGAGVVHVVLDESAREDWAVDIVRNAKVQRPSVCNAVETLLVHRAAADRLLPPVLSALRDAGVTIHADERALPLAADAVPVTDEDYATEHMSLDISVKVVDDLDEAIEHIRRYSTQHTESIVTNDLANAERFLAEVDSAVVMVNASTRFTDGGEFGFGAEVGISTQKLHARGPMGLPELTSTKWIVRGSGQIRA, encoded by the coding sequence ATGTCCTCGATCACCGAATCGGCGCCCGCCGCGACCCTGTCGCTGCAGGAGCGCCTCGAGGCCGCGAAGACGGCGTCCCGCGCTCTCGCGACGGCCAACACGGACCAGAAGAACCGCGCCCTCCGCGCCATCGCCGACGGCGTGCTCGCGGCGTCGGCCGACGTGCTCGCCGCGAACGAGCTCGACCTGGCCAACGGGCGTGAGAACGGCCTGACCACCGGCCTGCTCGACCGGCTGACGCTGAGCCCGGCGCGACTGCAGGGGCTGGCGGACGCGGTGCTCGAGGTCGTCGGGCTGACCGATCCGGTCGGCCAGGCGGTCCGCGGCAGTGCGCTCCCCAACGGCATCCAGATCACGCAGGTGCGGGTCCCGTTCGGTGTCGTCGGCGTCATCTACGAGGCGCGGCCGAACGTGACCATCGACATCGCGGCCCTCGCGATCAAGAGCGGGAACGCGGCGGTCCTGCGCGGCGGCAGTGCGGCGATCGAGACGAACCGCGTGCTCGTCCGCGTCATCCAGCAGGCGCTCGCCTCCGCGGGCCTCCCCGCCGACGCGGTGCAGACCATCGACGACTTCGGCCGCGAGGGCGCGGGGGAGCTCATGACGGCCCGCGGGTACGTGGACGTGCTCATCCCGCGCGGCAGCGCGGAGCTCATCCAGGCGGTCGTCACGCAGTCCACGGTGCCGGTCATCGAGACGGGCGCCGGCGTGGTGCACGTCGTGCTCGACGAGTCCGCGCGCGAGGACTGGGCGGTCGACATCGTCCGGAACGCTAAGGTGCAGCGCCCCAGCGTCTGCAACGCCGTCGAGACGCTGCTGGTGCACCGCGCGGCCGCCGACCGGCTGCTGCCGCCGGTGCTGAGCGCCCTGCGCGACGCGGGGGTGACCATCCACGCCGACGAGCGCGCCCTGCCGCTCGCCGCGGACGCTGTGCCGGTCACCGACGAGGACTATGCGACCGAGCACATGAGCCTCGACATCTCGGTGAAGGTCGTGGACGACCTCGACGAGGCGATCGAGCACATCCGCCGCTACTCGACGCAGCACACCGAGTCCATCGTGACGAACGACCTGGCGAACGCCGAGCGGTTCCTCGCCGAGGTCGACTCCGCGGTCGTGATGGTGAACGCCTCCACCCGGTTCACCGACGGCGGCGAGTTCGGCTTCGGCGCCGAGGTCGGCATCTCGACCCAGAAGCTGCACGCACGCGGGCCGATGGGCCTCCCCGAGCTGACGAGCACGAAGTGGATCGTCCGCGGGTCCGGGCAGATCCGGGCGTAG
- the obgE gene encoding GTPase ObgE, translated as MATFVDRVTLHLRAGNGGNGCVSVRREKFKPLAGPDGGNGGNGGDIVLVADPQVTTLLGYHRHPHRSSENGGFGMGDHRSGHTGEDLELAVPVGTVVKDEAGNELADLTEPGMRFVAAPGGVGGLGNAALANPKRKAPGFALLGTPGWEGDIRLELKTVADIALVGYPSAGKSSLIAALSAAKPKIADYPFTTLHPNLGVVQAGDVRYTVADVPGLIEGASEGRGLGLEFLRHVERCSALLHVLDCATLEPGRDPLSDLDVILAELAAYPVPEGQTPLLERPQLVALNKIDVPDARELADFVRPELEQRGYRVFEISTVSHEGLRPLSFALGEIVETARAEQAALEEARPRIVMRPKAVDDSGFVVKVEGGTDGPVYRILGAKPERWVAQTDFANDEAVGYLADRLAKLGVEDELVRAGAVAGSTVVIGRNNGVVFDWEPTLTSTAELITAPRGTDARLDTNQRPTRAQRREDYFERMDAKAEAREELQRERAAGLWADDSYDENAVREADVRDDSASADRETSEG; from the coding sequence ATGGCGACGTTCGTTGATCGCGTGACGTTGCATCTGCGCGCCGGAAACGGCGGCAACGGGTGCGTCTCGGTCCGGCGCGAGAAGTTCAAGCCGCTGGCCGGCCCCGACGGCGGGAACGGCGGCAACGGCGGCGACATCGTGCTGGTCGCCGACCCGCAGGTCACCACGCTGCTCGGCTATCACCGCCACCCGCACCGTTCCAGCGAGAACGGCGGCTTCGGGATGGGCGACCACCGCAGCGGCCACACCGGCGAAGACCTCGAGCTTGCCGTCCCGGTCGGCACGGTCGTCAAGGACGAGGCCGGCAACGAGCTCGCCGACCTGACCGAGCCGGGGATGCGCTTCGTCGCGGCCCCCGGCGGCGTCGGAGGCCTCGGCAACGCGGCCCTCGCCAACCCGAAGCGCAAGGCGCCCGGCTTCGCGCTGCTCGGCACTCCCGGCTGGGAGGGCGACATCCGCCTCGAGCTGAAGACGGTCGCCGACATCGCCCTGGTGGGTTACCCGTCCGCCGGCAAGTCGAGCCTCATCGCCGCGCTCTCCGCCGCGAAGCCGAAAATCGCCGACTACCCGTTCACCACGCTGCACCCCAACCTCGGCGTCGTGCAGGCCGGCGACGTGCGCTACACCGTCGCCGACGTTCCCGGCCTCATCGAGGGCGCGAGCGAGGGACGCGGTCTCGGCCTGGAGTTCCTCCGCCACGTGGAGCGCTGCTCGGCGCTCCTGCACGTGCTCGATTGCGCCACGCTGGAGCCGGGCCGCGACCCGCTGAGCGACCTGGATGTCATCCTCGCCGAGCTCGCCGCCTACCCGGTGCCCGAGGGCCAGACGCCGCTGCTGGAGCGCCCGCAACTCGTCGCGCTGAACAAGATCGACGTGCCGGATGCGCGTGAGCTCGCCGACTTCGTCCGGCCGGAGCTCGAGCAGCGCGGCTACCGCGTCTTCGAGATCTCGACGGTCAGCCACGAGGGCCTCCGTCCGCTGTCCTTCGCGCTCGGCGAGATCGTCGAGACGGCCCGTGCCGAGCAGGCGGCCCTCGAAGAGGCGCGGCCGCGCATCGTGATGCGCCCGAAGGCCGTCGACGACTCCGGCTTCGTGGTCAAGGTCGAGGGCGGCACCGACGGACCGGTGTACCGAATCCTCGGCGCCAAGCCCGAGCGCTGGGTCGCCCAGACGGACTTCGCCAACGACGAGGCCGTCGGCTACCTCGCCGACCGCCTCGCCAAGCTGGGCGTCGAGGACGAGCTGGTCCGCGCCGGAGCCGTCGCCGGCTCCACTGTGGTCATCGGCCGCAACAACGGCGTCGTCTTCGACTGGGAGCCGACGCTCACCTCGACCGCCGAGCTCATCACGGCGCCCCGCGGAACGGACGCCCGGCTCGACACCAACCAGCGCCCGACCCGCGCGCAGCGCCGCGAGGACTACTTCGAGCGCATGGACGCCAAGGCCGAGGCCCGCGAGGAGCTCCAGCGCGAGCGCGCCGCCGGTCTCTGGGCGGACGACAGCTACGACGAGAACGCGGTCCGCGAGGCGGACGTGCGCGACGACAGCGCGAGCGCAGACAGGGAGACCAGCGAGGGATGA
- the rplU gene encoding 50S ribosomal protein L21, whose amino-acid sequence MVYAVVRAGGRQEKVEVGTIVTMDRIKADENGTVELAPVLLVDGDKITSDAASLAKVTVTAEVLGDLRGPKIVIQKFKNKTGYKKRQGHRQELTRVKITGIK is encoded by the coding sequence GTGGTTTACGCAGTTGTGCGCGCCGGTGGCCGGCAGGAGAAGGTCGAGGTCGGCACCATCGTGACGATGGACCGCATCAAGGCCGACGAGAACGGCACGGTCGAGCTCGCACCGGTGCTGCTCGTCGACGGTGACAAGATCACCTCCGATGCCGCGTCGCTCGCGAAGGTCACCGTGACCGCCGAGGTCCTGGGCGACCTCCGTGGCCCGAAGATCGTCATCCAGAAGTTCAAGAACAAGACCGGTTACAAGAAGCGCCAGGGCCACCGTCAGGAGCTCACGCGCGTCAAGATCACCGGCATCAAGTAA
- a CDS encoding DUF4031 domain-containing protein produces the protein MTVLIDPPAWPAHGMLWSHLVSDASLDELHAFAEANGIQRRAFDLDHYDVPDRRYDELVAAGAHPVPGKELVSRLIASGLRVRARDRHRPGH, from the coding sequence ATGACGGTCCTGATCGATCCCCCGGCATGGCCGGCGCACGGCATGTTGTGGTCGCATCTGGTCAGCGACGCGTCGCTGGACGAACTGCACGCGTTCGCGGAGGCCAACGGCATCCAGCGCCGGGCCTTCGACCTCGACCACTACGACGTGCCCGACCGGCGCTACGACGAGCTCGTCGCGGCGGGGGCGCATCCCGTGCCCGGCAAGGAGCTCGTCTCGCGGCTCATCGCCAGCGGCCTGCGGGTGCGTGCGCGCGACCGTCACCGCCCGGGCCACTGA